The Deinococcus roseus genome window below encodes:
- a CDS encoding DedA family protein, with amino-acid sequence MEHFQDWLLNLSPLVVHLLLFLLLLIEGIGTPGIPFEALWVVEGIFIHQGKATLPEAILWGTLGNWLGNLIGYLLGDRISRYLPKRARESLGIEEVRSLFNRWGVGVVLFSRWMGLIRTPTILYAGAIGMPFWKYAFWSFIGALSWVGIWQVGCWYFGSLVLEWWDKYKIYIVLFGILVGAIGVWTVIRKRKPNDAPSLDP; translated from the coding sequence GTGGAACATTTTCAAGACTGGCTGCTGAATCTATCTCCCCTTGTGGTGCATTTGCTGCTTTTTTTGCTTTTGCTGATTGAGGGCATCGGAACCCCTGGTATTCCTTTCGAGGCCCTATGGGTGGTGGAAGGCATCTTCATTCACCAGGGCAAGGCCACACTGCCTGAAGCCATTTTGTGGGGCACCCTTGGCAACTGGCTGGGCAACCTGATTGGTTACCTGCTGGGAGACCGCATTTCCCGTTACCTGCCCAAACGGGCCAGGGAATCACTGGGCATCGAAGAAGTGCGTTCGCTGTTCAACCGCTGGGGGGTGGGGGTGGTGCTGTTCAGCCGCTGGATGGGCCTGATTCGCACACCCACCATTCTTTATGCCGGGGCGATTGGGATGCCGTTCTGGAAGTACGCTTTCTGGAGTTTTATTGGTGCCCTGTCCTGGGTGGGGATCTGGCAGGTGGGCTGCTGGTACTTTGGAAGCCTGGTGCTGGAATGGTGGGACAAATACAAGATTTACATTGTGCTGTTCGGAATTCTGGTCGGGGCAATTGGCGTATGGACTGTGATTCGCAAGCGTAAGCCAAACGATGCACCCTCTTTGGATCCCTGA
- a CDS encoding phosphatidylserine decarboxylase: MKLKRILKILIPVAAIWGLVVLFLQKIWFYRDPIRVSPNDPSLIISPCDGQVVYIRRIEDGKVYSEKLGQKIDITEITKTDIPEGTGWLIGVYMSPLDVHFNYAPISGSVDRIVHTQTNLNLPMVDLWEYIQLTYLRKAVDLFAKRYELENERQTIFMHNERISLAMVEIADKFVNKISTYVSEGERTRAGQKVSFIERGSQVDLVLFGEDFEFLAKVGDQVYGALTPIARLKK, encoded by the coding sequence ATGAAACTCAAACGCATCCTCAAAATACTGATTCCTGTCGCGGCCATCTGGGGCCTGGTGGTGCTGTTCCTGCAGAAAATCTGGTTTTACCGGGACCCCATCCGGGTGTCTCCCAACGATCCCAGCCTGATCATCAGCCCCTGTGACGGACAGGTGGTGTACATCCGTCGCATTGAAGACGGCAAGGTTTACAGCGAAAAGCTGGGACAGAAGATCGACATCACCGAGATCACCAAAACCGACATTCCAGAAGGCACCGGCTGGCTGATCGGAGTGTACATGAGCCCGCTGGATGTGCACTTCAACTATGCGCCCATCTCGGGCTCCGTGGACCGCATTGTGCACACCCAGACCAACCTGAACCTCCCCATGGTGGACCTCTGGGAGTACATTCAGCTGACCTACCTGCGCAAAGCTGTGGATCTGTTCGCCAAGCGCTACGAACTGGAAAACGAGCGCCAGACCATCTTCATGCACAACGAGCGCATCAGCCTGGCCATGGTGGAAATTGCTGACAAGTTCGTCAACAAGATCAGCACCTACGTTTCTGAAGGGGAACGCACCCGTGCAGGCCAGAAGGTGTCTTTCATTGAGCGGGGTTCCCAGGTGGACCTGGTGCTCTTCGGAGAGGACTTTGAATTCCTGGCCAAAGTGGGCGATCAGGTGTACGGTGCACTGACCCCCATTGCCCGCCTGAAGAAGTAA
- a CDS encoding endonuclease V, with protein sequence MTPQEMEKEQIRLSPDVVIPPAGQGYSASPDDVVFALDIQYVGNTAFIGLHAQELQGKVRGQFVGTFDTDVEYVPGLFAFREAPPLLQMIKATTATGLVPQILLVDGHGIAHPRRFGAACLVGVSSGLPTIGCAKETLLPFEGELVSHRGGTLPVLLKGEQVGSVLRSQKDIRPVFVSPGHMICLAESEKVILELSSKYRVCDPLRFADQLARNHARKETIKGVQVLT encoded by the coding sequence ATGACCCCACAAGAAATGGAAAAGGAACAAATCAGATTGAGCCCAGATGTGGTGATTCCACCTGCAGGTCAGGGTTACAGTGCCAGTCCAGATGATGTGGTGTTTGCACTGGACATTCAATATGTGGGCAACACAGCCTTTATTGGTCTGCATGCTCAAGAGTTGCAAGGAAAAGTGCGCGGGCAATTTGTGGGCACTTTTGATACAGATGTTGAGTATGTGCCTGGGCTTTTTGCTTTCAGGGAAGCCCCTCCCCTGCTGCAAATGATCAAAGCAACCACGGCAACAGGTCTTGTTCCCCAGATCTTGCTGGTTGATGGACATGGCATTGCCCACCCCAGAAGGTTTGGAGCAGCCTGTCTGGTGGGGGTCAGCAGTGGCCTCCCCACCATTGGGTGTGCCAAGGAAACCTTGCTGCCTTTTGAGGGAGAATTGGTCTCCCACAGAGGAGGCACCCTTCCTGTTCTGCTGAAAGGGGAACAGGTGGGTTCTGTTCTGAGAAGCCAGAAGGACATCCGGCCTGTTTTTGTCAGCCCTGGACACATGATCTGCCTTGCAGAAAGTGAGAAAGTGATTCTGGAGCTGTCCAGCAAATATCGTGTGTGTGACCCCTTGCGTTTTGCGGACCAACTGGCCCGCAACCATGCCCGCAAAGAAACCATCAAAGGGGTGCAGGTTCTGACTTGA